From Aliarcobacter butzleri, the proteins below share one genomic window:
- a CDS encoding NAD(+)/NADH kinase: MRVEKNFELLKNINSVGIILRPESPELKDIYQNIKDLFNKANIDTLLEKESAKMIDLDGFEFDDICKKVDFLISVGGDGTLLGVVRKSFKYNLPILGINLGTLGFLTDISMNQLENFIVDLKKDIYKINTRMMIEGCINKNSFVAFNDIVISRKSISSMIKIRGKIDGKSFNTYYGDGVIVSTPTGSTAYNLSVGGPIVYPLTEAFIITPIAPHSLTQRPIVMPADFEIEFKIVDNQGAVVIVDGQEIFEIEENQSVKIKIAQKKVKMLHRIQRNYFEVLSEKLRWGN; encoded by the coding sequence TTGAGAGTTGAAAAAAATTTCGAATTATTGAAAAACATAAATAGTGTGGGAATTATATTAAGACCTGAAAGTCCAGAATTAAAAGATATTTATCAAAATATAAAAGATTTATTTAATAAAGCAAATATAGATACTCTTTTAGAAAAAGAATCTGCAAAAATGATAGATTTAGATGGATTTGAATTTGATGATATTTGCAAAAAAGTAGATTTTTTGATATCTGTTGGTGGAGATGGAACTTTATTAGGAGTAGTAAGAAAATCTTTTAAATATAATCTTCCAATTTTAGGAATAAATCTTGGTACTTTAGGTTTTTTGACAGATATTTCTATGAATCAGTTAGAAAATTTTATAGTAGATTTAAAAAAAGATATTTATAAAATTAATACAAGAATGATGATTGAAGGCTGTATTAATAAAAATAGTTTTGTTGCATTTAATGATATAGTAATTTCAAGAAAGTCAATTTCTTCTATGATAAAAATAAGAGGAAAAATTGATGGAAAATCTTTTAATACTTATTATGGTGATGGAGTTATAGTTTCTACTCCAACAGGTTCAACAGCATATAATTTATCTGTTGGAGGTCCAATAGTTTACCCTTTAACTGAAGCATTTATCATTACTCCAATAGCACCTCACTCTTTAACTCAAAGACCGATTGTTATGCCAGCTGATTTTGAAATTGAGTTTAAAATAGTTGACAATCAAGGTGCAGTTGTAATAGTAGATGGACAAGAAATTTTTGAAATTGAAGAAAATCAATCTGTAAAAATAAAAATTGCGCAAAAAAAAGTAAAAATGTTACATAGAATTCAAAGAAACTATTTTGAAGTTTTAAGTGAAAAATTAAGATGGGGAAATTAA
- a CDS encoding MFS transporter codes for MTKQLFPLALGGLGIGTTEFVIMGLLPDVANDLAISIPVAGHLISAYALGVVVGAPILVALSAKFPPKYVLITFMILFTFFNALSIIAPDYNTLLMSRFFAGLPHGAFFGVGTVVAAKLAKEGKAAQAIASMFTGLTVANLAMVPLVTYIGHHLHWRYAFGIVSLLGLLTITFLYLWMPKLKSLKSVTFKEEIEFFKTIKAWHILSIVIIGFGGLFAWFSYIAPLLIHVSKFDPSTVSYLMIVAGAGMVVGNIMGGYFSDKKDPVKVIITILFLMIIFLVFVFLFSENKIISIILTFICGVLSMSMGTPISMIMLKNAKHSEMLGAAFVQASFNVANSIGAFVGGIPLIFGLSFNYPSLVGAGIATLGLILTISFYKKYKY; via the coding sequence ATGACTAAACAATTATTTCCCCTTGCCTTAGGTGGATTAGGTATAGGAACAACAGAGTTTGTAATTATGGGATTACTTCCTGATGTTGCAAATGATTTAGCAATTTCAATTCCAGTTGCAGGACATTTAATATCTGCATATGCTCTTGGAGTTGTAGTAGGAGCTCCAATTTTAGTTGCACTTAGTGCAAAATTTCCTCCTAAATATGTTTTAATAACATTTATGATTTTATTTACATTTTTTAATGCACTTTCAATTATTGCACCTGATTATAATACACTTTTGATGTCGAGATTTTTTGCAGGTCTTCCACATGGTGCATTTTTTGGTGTAGGAACTGTTGTTGCAGCTAAACTTGCAAAAGAAGGAAAAGCTGCCCAAGCAATAGCATCTATGTTTACTGGACTTACAGTTGCAAATCTTGCTATGGTTCCTTTGGTTACATATATTGGTCATCATTTACATTGGAGATATGCGTTTGGAATTGTCTCTTTATTAGGTCTTTTAACGATAACTTTTTTATACCTTTGGATGCCAAAACTAAAGTCTTTAAAAAGTGTTACATTTAAAGAAGAGATAGAGTTTTTTAAAACTATAAAAGCTTGGCATATTTTATCAATCGTTATTATAGGTTTTGGTGGACTTTTTGCATGGTTTAGTTATATTGCTCCACTTTTAATTCATGTTTCAAAATTTGATCCTTCAACGGTATCTTATTTGATGATAGTTGCAGGAGCAGGAATGGTTGTAGGAAATATTATGGGTGGATATTTTTCCGATAAAAAAGATCCTGTAAAAGTTATAATTACTATACTTTTTTTGATGATAATTTTCTTAGTTTTCGTTTTTTTATTTTCAGAGAATAAAATAATTTCTATAATTCTTACATTTATTTGTGGTGTTTTATCTATGTCAATGGGAACACCTATTAGTATGATTATGCTAAAAAATGCAAAACATTCTGAAATGTTAGGTGCTGCTTTTGTACAAGCATCATTTAATGTTGCAAATTCTATTGGTGCTTTCGTGGGAGGAATTCCACTTATATTTGGTCTTTCTTTTAATTATCCATCTTTAGTTGGAGCAGGTATTGCAACTTTAGGACTTATATTAACTATAAGTTTTTACAAAAAATATAAATATTGA
- a CDS encoding ABC transporter ATP-binding protein, whose protein sequence is MEKLEELILENVSFSFGFKKILKDISFKLKKGEVVSIVGPSGGGKTTLLHLCAKLLILEEGKIKNSFKSSSFAFQESRLLPWKNVLDNISLGLKANGIKNDERIKLAKDISLKFSLNEDDFYKFPKDLSGGMKQRVSFARALVLKPSLLFLDEPFSALDIGLKRELQNLLINTIEDEKLSILFITHDLMEAVKLSDEILVLKAYPVGHIVKSFKISRPRKQRDDIFVYEQTAKLLSDESIIKTFELELK, encoded by the coding sequence ATGGAGAAATTAGAAGAATTAATTTTAGAAAATGTCTCTTTTTCTTTTGGATTTAAAAAGATATTAAAAGATATAAGTTTCAAATTAAAAAAAGGAGAAGTTGTTTCTATTGTTGGTCCTAGTGGTGGAGGCAAAACAACATTACTTCATCTTTGTGCAAAGTTATTAATACTTGAAGAAGGAAAAATAAAAAATAGTTTTAAATCATCGTCTTTTGCTTTTCAAGAATCTAGGCTTTTACCTTGGAAAAATGTACTTGATAATATTAGTTTAGGATTAAAAGCAAATGGTATAAAAAATGACGAAAGAATAAAACTAGCAAAAGATATATCTTTAAAATTTAGTTTAAATGAAGATGATTTTTATAAATTCCCAAAAGATTTAAGTGGTGGAATGAAACAAAGAGTATCTTTTGCAAGAGCATTAGTTTTAAAACCATCGCTATTATTTTTAGATGAGCCTTTTTCTGCACTTGATATTGGTTTAAAAAGAGAACTTCAAAATTTACTTATAAATACAATAGAAGATGAAAAATTAAGTATTTTATTTATAACTCATGATTTGATGGAAGCTGTAAAGTTAAGTGATGAGATTTTAGTTTTAAAAGCTTATCCTGTTGGGCATATAGTAAAAAGTTTTAAAATTTCTAGACCAAGAAAACAAAGAGATGATATTTTTGTATATGAACAAACTGCAAAATTATTAAGTGATGAAAGTATTATAAAAACTTTTGAATTGGAGTTAAAATGA
- the fusA gene encoding elongation factor G, which yields MARKIPLHRVRNIGIAAHIDAGKTTTTERILFYTGVSHKIGEVHEGAATMDWMEQEQERGITITSAATTCHWNHPKTNEQLQVNIIDTPGHVDFTIEVERSMRVLDGAVAVFCSVGGVQPQSETVWRQANKYGVPRIIYVNKMDRTGANFFNVEAQVRDRLKANPVPIQVPIGAEENFRGMVDLIKMKAYTYNLDAQAGEMYKIEDIPADLEDVVAEYREKLIEAAAESSEELMEKYLEGTELTEDEIVAGLKKRCLAMEITPMVCGTSFKNKGVQPLLDAVAMYLPAPTEVADIKGETQDGDAIIVPSTDKGEVAALAFKIMTDPFVGQLTFTRVYRGVLESGTYVLNSTKMKKERIGRLLKMHANSREEIKELYAGEIGAVVGLKDTITGDTLASEKDPVILERMDFPDPVISVAVEPKTKADQEKMGIALGKLAEEDPSFRVNTDEESGQTIISGMGELHLEILVDRMKREFKVEAEVGAPQVAYRETIRNAVKQEYKYAKQSGGKGQYGHVYLEIKPLPSGSEPNFKFNNEIKGGVVPKEYIPAVEKGCAEAMLGGILAGYPMVDIEVTLYDGSYHDVDSSEMAFKLAASMGFKQGCRSAAAGAVILEPIMKVEIETPEDYMGDVIGDCNKRRGQVQSMDDRAGIKLVTAMIPLSEMFGYSTDLRSMSQGRATYSMIFDAYQEVPRNVSEEIMKKRNG from the coding sequence ATGGCTAGAAAAATACCACTACACAGAGTTAGAAATATCGGTATTGCTGCACACATTGATGCAGGAAAAACTACAACAACTGAAAGAATTTTATTCTATACAGGTGTTTCACACAAAATTGGTGAGGTTCATGAAGGTGCCGCAACAATGGACTGGATGGAACAAGAGCAAGAAAGAGGTATTACAATTACTTCTGCTGCTACAACTTGTCACTGGAATCACCCAAAAACAAATGAGCAATTACAAGTAAATATTATTGACACTCCAGGTCACGTTGACTTTACAATTGAAGTTGAAAGATCTATGAGAGTTCTTGATGGTGCTGTTGCTGTATTTTGTTCAGTTGGTGGGGTTCAACCACAATCTGAAACTGTTTGGAGACAAGCAAACAAATATGGTGTTCCAAGAATTATTTATGTAAATAAAATGGATAGAACAGGAGCAAATTTCTTTAATGTTGAAGCACAAGTTAGAGATAGATTAAAAGCAAATCCAGTTCCAATTCAAGTTCCAATTGGTGCAGAAGAAAACTTTAGAGGTATGGTTGATTTAATTAAAATGAAAGCATATACTTATAATCTTGATGCACAAGCTGGTGAAATGTATAAAATCGAAGATATTCCAGCAGATTTAGAAGATGTTGTTGCTGAATATAGAGAAAAACTTATTGAAGCAGCTGCTGAATCAAGCGAAGAGTTAATGGAAAAATACCTTGAAGGTACAGAATTAACTGAAGATGAAATCGTTGCAGGTCTTAAAAAAAGATGTTTAGCAATGGAAATTACTCCAATGGTATGTGGAACTTCATTTAAAAATAAAGGGGTTCAACCTTTACTTGATGCTGTTGCTATGTATTTACCAGCACCTACTGAAGTTGCTGATATCAAAGGTGAAACTCAAGATGGTGATGCAATTATCGTTCCTTCAACTGATAAAGGTGAAGTTGCAGCATTAGCATTCAAAATCATGACTGACCCATTTGTTGGACAATTAACATTTACAAGAGTTTATAGAGGAGTTTTAGAATCTGGAACTTATGTATTAAACTCAACTAAAATGAAAAAAGAGAGAATCGGAAGATTACTTAAAATGCACGCAAACTCTAGAGAAGAGATTAAAGAGCTTTATGCTGGAGAAATTGGTGCAGTTGTTGGTCTTAAAGATACAATCACAGGAGATACACTAGCAAGTGAAAAAGATCCTGTTATCTTAGAAAGAATGGATTTCCCGGATCCAGTTATTTCTGTTGCAGTAGAACCAAAAACAAAAGCTGACCAAGAAAAAATGGGTATTGCTTTAGGAAAACTTGCAGAAGAAGATCCATCATTTAGAGTAAATACTGATGAAGAGTCAGGACAAACAATTATTTCTGGAATGGGTGAATTACACTTAGAAATTCTTGTAGATAGAATGAAAAGAGAGTTTAAAGTAGAAGCTGAAGTAGGTGCTCCACAAGTTGCTTATAGAGAAACTATCAGAAATGCTGTTAAACAAGAGTATAAATATGCAAAACAATCTGGTGGTAAAGGTCAATATGGACATGTTTATTTAGAAATTAAACCATTACCTTCTGGAAGTGAGCCAAACTTTAAATTTAACAACGAAATCAAAGGTGGGGTTGTACCAAAAGAGTATATTCCAGCTGTTGAAAAAGGTTGTGCAGAAGCAATGTTAGGTGGAATTTTAGCTGGATATCCAATGGTTGATATCGAAGTTACATTATATGATGGTTCTTACCACGATGTTGACTCATCTGAGATGGCATTTAAACTTGCTGCTTCTATGGGATTTAAACAAGGTTGTAGAAGTGCAGCTGCTGGTGCAGTTATTCTTGAGCCAATTATGAAAGTTGAAATTGAAACTCCTGAAGATTATATGGGAGACGTAATTGGTGATTGTAATAAAAGAAGAGGACAAGTTCAATCTATGGATGATAGAGCAGGTATCAAACTTGTTACTGCAATGATTCCATTATCTGAAATGTTTGGATATTCAACAGATTTAAGATCAATGTCTCAAGGTAGAGCAACATACTCTATGATTTTTGATGCATACCAAGAAGTTCCAAGAAATGTTTCTGAAGAGATTATGAAAAAAAGAAATGGATAA
- a CDS encoding alpha/beta fold hydrolase, whose amino-acid sequence MEILEYKKIGQGENAIIFLHELMGDCTNYEACIPYLNKNDFIYFMVDLRGYGLSKNILGEYNLKESTNDVINLISHLKIEKYTLVAHSMSTMIAQHIAFEDKRINKLILITPISFLGVKSTSKAKENLLSQMKKNSGKIEEIVEQSSQRYNQTWKDYRIKLAYDCSILEARLGYMSMYLNENFLSTSNTQISLNIPIKIITGSYDFPVFSSAEVKKYFEQFDDVEIVEFKEAGHYPMIESPVLFASKIESWIH is encoded by the coding sequence ATGGAAATACTAGAATACAAAAAAATTGGTCAAGGTGAAAATGCAATTATTTTTTTGCATGAATTAATGGGAGATTGTACTAATTATGAAGCTTGTATTCCATATCTAAATAAAAATGATTTTATTTATTTTATGGTTGATTTAAGAGGTTATGGATTATCAAAAAATATATTAGGTGAATATAATTTAAAAGAATCTACAAATGATGTAATAAATCTAATTTCTCATCTTAAAATTGAAAAATATACATTAGTTGCACACTCTATGTCAACTATGATAGCTCAACATATAGCTTTTGAAGATAAAAGAATAAATAAACTTATTTTAATAACACCAATTAGCTTCTTAGGAGTAAAAAGTACATCAAAAGCAAAAGAAAATTTATTATCACAAATGAAAAAAAATAGTGGAAAAATAGAAGAAATTGTTGAACAATCTAGTCAAAGATATAATCAAACTTGGAAAGATTATAGAATAAAATTAGCCTATGATTGTTCTATACTTGAGGCAAGATTAGGTTATATGAGTATGTACTTAAATGAAAACTTTTTAAGTACTTCAAATACTCAAATTAGTTTAAATATTCCTATAAAAATCATTACAGGAAGCTATGATTTTCCTGTTTTTTCTTCAGCAGAAGTAAAAAAATATTTTGAGCAATTTGATGATGTTGAAATAGTAGAATTTAAAGAAGCAGGTCATTATCCGATGATTGAATCTCCAGTACTTTTTGCTTCAAAAATAGAATCATGGATTCATTGA
- the rpsG gene encoding 30S ribosomal protein S7: MRRRKAPVREIMADPIYNSKVITKFVNAIMLDGKKSVAEKILYGAIANLDARGEEKGFDLFERAIENVKPLLEVRSRRVGGATYQVPVEVRAVRRQTLALRWLIDASRKRNERTMVERLANELFEAANERGASFKKKEDVHRMAEANKAFAHYRW, from the coding sequence ATGAGAAGAAGAAAAGCTCCAGTTAGAGAAATTATGGCTGATCCTATCTACAATAGTAAAGTGATCACAAAATTTGTTAATGCAATTATGTTAGATGGTAAAAAATCTGTTGCTGAAAAAATCCTTTATGGTGCTATTGCAAACTTAGATGCAAGAGGTGAAGAAAAAGGTTTTGATTTATTCGAAAGAGCAATTGAAAATGTTAAACCATTATTAGAAGTTAGATCAAGAAGAGTTGGTGGGGCAACTTACCAAGTTCCAGTTGAAGTAAGAGCTGTTAGAAGACAAACTTTAGCTTTAAGATGGTTAATTGATGCTTCAAGAAAAAGAAATGAAAGAACAATGGTAGAAAGATTAGCTAATGAGTTATTCGAAGCTGCAAATGAAAGAGGAGCATCTTTTAAGAAAAAAGAAGATGTACATAGAATGGCAGAAGCTAATAAAGCATTTGCACACTACAGATGGTAG
- the rpsL gene encoding 30S ribosomal protein S12 has product MPTINQLVRKERKKVIDKSKSPALKKCPQRRGVCTRVYTTTPKKPNSALRKVAKVRLTTGFEVISYIGGEGHNLQEHSIVLVRGGRVKDLPGVKYHIVRGALDTAGVNNRTVSRSKYGTKRPKAAKK; this is encoded by the coding sequence ATGCCTACAATCAATCAGCTTGTAAGAAAAGAGCGAAAAAAGGTGATCGATAAATCAAAATCACCAGCTTTAAAAAAATGTCCACAAAGAAGAGGTGTGTGTACAAGAGTATATACAACAACTCCTAAAAAACCTAACTCGGCTTTAAGAAAAGTTGCAAAAGTTAGATTAACAACAGGATTTGAAGTTATTTCATATATTGGTGGAGAAGGGCATAACCTTCAAGAACACTCTATCGTATTAGTTAGAGGTGGAAGAGTAAAAGATTTACCTGGGGTTAAATACCACATTGTTAGAGGTGCTTTAGATACAGCTGGTGTAAATAACAGAACAGTTTCTAGATCTAAATATGGTACTAAAAGACCAAAAGCAGCGAAAAAATAA
- a CDS encoding ABC transporter substrate-binding protein, with translation MKIFLICFIFLSSLFAKDENKIVVAGPIATVSHPIFHMIQNDALKDLGKKIEFRLWNNPDELRAIILKGDADFIALPTNVASNLYNKGVNLKLLNVSVWGILQMISRDPNLKTIKDFKDKEIVIPFRADMPDIVFQELVKKSGLNPKKDFKIQYVANPVDAMQMLILRRVDHALLAEPAVSIALRKTKSFPVKLVAPELYRSVNLQEEWEKLFNVEAKIPQAGLAYIGDTKGKEELINKFLIEYEKSLLWYKQNPKEAATLVVKNLPMLDAEGLADSIEHVVFENIKAQDAINDLEFFFGILKENDAKLIGGKLPNKELYYK, from the coding sequence ATGAAAATTTTTTTAATTTGTTTTATTTTTTTAAGTTCACTTTTTGCAAAGGATGAAAATAAAATAGTTGTTGCTGGACCAATTGCAACAGTTTCTCATCCAATCTTTCATATGATTCAAAATGATGCATTAAAAGATTTAGGTAAAAAAATAGAGTTTAGACTTTGGAATAATCCTGATGAGTTAAGAGCAATTATTTTAAAAGGTGATGCAGATTTTATAGCACTTCCTACAAATGTAGCTTCTAATTTATATAATAAAGGTGTGAATTTAAAACTTTTAAATGTTTCTGTTTGGGGAATTTTGCAGATGATTAGTAGAGATCCTAATTTAAAAACTATAAAAGATTTTAAAGACAAAGAGATTGTTATTCCTTTTCGTGCAGATATGCCTGATATTGTTTTTCAAGAGTTGGTTAAAAAGAGTGGTTTAAATCCTAAAAAAGATTTTAAAATCCAATATGTAGCAAATCCAGTTGATGCAATGCAAATGCTTATTTTAAGAAGAGTTGACCATGCACTTTTAGCTGAACCTGCTGTTTCAATAGCTTTGAGAAAAACAAAATCATTTCCTGTAAAACTTGTAGCACCAGAACTTTATAGAAGTGTCAATTTGCAAGAAGAGTGGGAAAAATTATTTAATGTAGAAGCAAAAATCCCACAAGCTGGACTAGCTTATATTGGGGATACAAAAGGTAAAGAAGAGTTAATAAATAAATTTTTGATTGAGTATGAAAAATCTCTTTTATGGTATAAACAAAATCCAAAAGAAGCCGCAACTTTAGTAGTAAAAAATCTTCCAATGCTTGATGCTGAAGGACTTGCTGATTCAATAGAACATGTAGTTTTTGAAAATATAAAAGCCCAAGATGCAATAAATGATTTAGAATTTTTCTTTGGAATTTTAAAAGAGAATGATGCAAAATTAATTGGAGGAAAATTACCAAATAAAGAGTTGTATTACAAATAG
- a CDS encoding NnrS family protein gives MTESKKEYAQKHYLFYPKGDVPIYLAYGFRPIFLLLAPYIVISIILWAFTFSGIINLPIKNLLNWHMYEMIFGVGIAGVIAFFLTGVPEMFVGTIPIVGRKLFFIVALWLICRISFWFIDFFGVYFVGFLNISLTIWIIALVIKPIFQDKNKRHISLAFALFAILFIQILFFLSIADILAIDAYSILLLSIGFFIVLIFLALRRITMESINELLETQNIDETFYSKAPRYNLAIFCLIIYTIIEFLFPNNSTLAYLALACFASILNILNDFILKDNNILFKPFIIYLMSIFIITAFGYLFLAYDYLNDEIYGINHFRHFLTTGTFGLVFYIVMIIISTIHTGRKIFTNIWLNLGVILIIIATLIRSLIPFYEEYLIQAYILSSILWAFAFIIYMKIFFPFLLSKRADGIKG, from the coding sequence ATGACAGAATCAAAAAAAGAATATGCACAAAAGCATTATTTATTTTATCCAAAAGGTGATGTTCCAATATATTTAGCTTATGGATTTCGACCTATATTTTTATTGCTTGCTCCTTATATAGTAATTTCTATTATTTTGTGGGCATTTACTTTTAGTGGAATAATAAATTTGCCAATAAAAAATCTTTTAAATTGGCATATGTATGAGATGATTTTTGGTGTAGGAATTGCTGGAGTAATTGCATTCTTTTTAACTGGAGTTCCTGAAATGTTTGTAGGAACTATACCAATTGTCGGAAGAAAACTATTTTTTATTGTTGCTTTATGGCTTATATGTAGAATTAGTTTTTGGTTTATAGATTTTTTTGGAGTTTATTTTGTAGGTTTTTTAAATATAAGTTTAACTATTTGGATAATAGCTCTTGTGATAAAACCAATATTTCAAGATAAAAATAAAAGGCATATATCTTTAGCTTTTGCACTTTTTGCTATTTTATTTATACAAATACTATTTTTTTTAAGTATTGCTGATATTTTAGCTATTGATGCTTATTCTATTTTACTTTTATCAATAGGATTTTTTATAGTTTTAATATTTTTGGCTCTAAGAAGAATAACTATGGAATCTATAAATGAGTTACTTGAAACACAAAATATTGATGAAACTTTTTATTCAAAAGCTCCAAGATATAATCTTGCAATTTTTTGTTTGATTATTTATACAATAATTGAGTTTTTATTTCCAAATAATTCAACACTTGCATATCTTGCTCTTGCTTGTTTTGCTTCAATTTTAAATATTTTAAATGATTTTATTTTAAAAGATAACAATATTTTGTTTAAACCTTTTATTATTTATCTGATGAGCATTTTTATAATAACTGCTTTTGGATATCTATTTTTAGCTTATGATTATTTAAATGATGAAATATATGGAATAAATCACTTTAGACATTTTTTAACAACTGGAACTTTTGGTTTGGTTTTTTATATTGTGATGATAATTATTTCAACTATTCACACTGGAAGAAAAATATTTACAAATATTTGGTTAAATCTTGGAGTTATTTTAATAATTATTGCAACACTTATTAGAAGTTTAATTCCATTTTATGAAGAGTATTTAATACAAGCTTACATTTTATCTTCAATTCTTTGGGCTTTTGCTTTTATTATTTATATGAAGATATTTTTTCCATTTTTACTTTCAAAAAGAGCAGATGGAATAAAAGGTTAA
- a CDS encoding TonB-dependent receptor plug domain-containing protein, with product MKRIFLSSTLAMSLVTTGFGQTKLDEVFITTATKTEKNIDGVSASVVVITKEDIEKISATTLKDILDKVPSINAQFGRFPHASALSKGAISIRGVGPNGTLILLDGKRLSGETEQPYEMSRIPASIIERIEIVKGSMSTLYGSDAIGGVINIITKKSIDTNSTTLDVKYGANSHSQAREKNANFSTFGNIDGFKYKVFASTIDTSSYKINKDYTQKVINPNTGATIPSMMNPQSGKSGVLGVTYGDDSTVNNAGISLEKNVTDNLTLGVDLNYFKEDREGSYLGSSQATGLPGIVLNTPVNSKDDNRRVDVSTFAKYYVNDDLTTTLKLYESYYKKRNETTPSNFAAPVNKKFSANVKIDDIESITTYALNDVNLLTFGLDYRKETRDSAAINPDPQSSDFIKKNIEYKSVYLQDEIELTDTLNAIIGTRYDDISNADSKTTFQAGVVQKLGENTRIRANYAQGYRAPDIAELFVVAPLYKDGKRYGSEVVNNFKTSAYDLKPEKSDTFELALANNFENFNSEIVLFKTIIKDKIESVAYGTGGSKYYTSENLDKVDINGVEVNLDYKFTESFDTQFNLTYLDTEDKNTNKELTYTPNLSASLNLNYKLLDDLTSNIALRYIGKQYEDQANDNKLDDYTLVDLGLNYNINKITSIYGGVDNIFDKKVDERVNINVGTYYFAGVKVSF from the coding sequence ATGAAAAGAATTTTTTTATCAAGCACTCTTGCTATGAGTTTAGTAACAACTGGATTTGGACAAACAAAATTAGATGAAGTTTTTATTACAACTGCAACAAAAACTGAAAAAAATATAGATGGAGTTAGTGCATCGGTTGTTGTTATCACAAAAGAAGATATTGAAAAAATTTCAGCAACTACATTAAAAGATATATTAGACAAAGTTCCTTCAATAAATGCTCAATTTGGAAGATTTCCACATGCAAGTGCTTTATCAAAAGGTGCAATTTCAATAAGAGGTGTTGGACCTAATGGAACTTTAATATTGCTTGATGGAAAAAGATTAAGTGGAGAAACAGAACAACCTTATGAAATGAGTCGAATACCAGCTTCGATAATTGAAAGAATAGAAATAGTTAAAGGTTCTATGAGTACATTATATGGAAGTGATGCCATTGGAGGAGTAATTAATATAATTACAAAAAAAAGTATCGATACAAACAGTACAACTTTAGATGTGAAATATGGAGCAAATTCGCACTCACAAGCAAGAGAAAAAAATGCAAATTTCTCAACTTTTGGAAATATTGATGGTTTTAAGTATAAAGTTTTTGCTTCAACTATAGATACATCATCTTATAAAATAAATAAAGATTACACCCAAAAAGTTATCAATCCAAATACGGGAGCAACAATTCCATCAATGATGAATCCTCAAAGTGGTAAAAGTGGAGTTTTAGGTGTAACTTATGGTGATGATTCAACTGTAAATAATGCAGGTATCTCTTTAGAAAAGAATGTTACAGATAATCTTACATTAGGAGTAGATTTAAATTATTTCAAAGAAGATAGAGAAGGTTCTTATTTAGGTTCTTCTCAAGCAACTGGTTTACCAGGTATAGTTTTAAATACTCCTGTTAATTCTAAAGATGATAATAGAAGAGTTGATGTTTCAACTTTTGCAAAATATTATGTAAATGATGATTTAACAACTACTTTAAAACTTTATGAATCATATTATAAAAAAAGAAATGAAACAACTCCTTCAAATTTTGCAGCTCCAGTAAATAAAAAATTTAGTGCAAATGTAAAAATTGATGATATTGAATCAATTACAACTTATGCTTTAAATGATGTAAATCTTTTAACTTTTGGGCTTGATTATAGAAAAGAGACAAGAGATAGTGCAGCAATTAATCCAGATCCACAATCAAGTGATTTTATAAAAAAGAATATAGAGTATAAATCTGTATATTTACAAGATGAAATAGAATTGACAGATACTTTAAATGCAATAATTGGAACAAGATATGATGACATCTCAAATGCTGATTCAAAAACAACTTTTCAAGCAGGAGTTGTACAAAAACTAGGTGAAAATACAAGAATAAGAGCAAATTATGCTCAAGGTTATAGAGCACCAGATATTGCAGAATTATTTGTTGTTGCACCACTTTATAAAGATGGAAAAAGATATGGTTCTGAGGTTGTAAATAATTTTAAAACTTCTGCTTATGATTTAAAACCAGAAAAATCAGATACTTTTGAACTTGCTCTTGCTAATAATTTTGAAAACTTTAATTCTGAAATTGTTTTATTCAAAACTATAATTAAAGATAAAATAGAATCAGTTGCTTATGGAACAGGAGGAAGTAAGTATTATACTTCTGAAAATTTAGATAAAGTTGATATAAATGGAGTTGAAGTAAATCTGGATTACAAATTTACTGAAAGTTTTGATACACAATTTAATCTTACATACTTAGATACAGAAGATAAAAATACAAATAAAGAACTTACATATACTCCAAATTTAAGTGCATCTTTGAATCTAAATTATAAATTGTTAGATGATTTAACTTCGAATATTGCACTTAGATATATTGGAAAACAATATGAAGATCAAGCAAATGATAATAAACTAGATGATTATACATTGGTTGATTTAGGCTTAAATTATAATATAAATAAAATTACGTCTATTTATGGTGGAGTTGATAATATTTTTGATAAAAAAGTTGATGAAAGAGTAAATATAAATGTTGGAACATATTATTTTGCTGGGGTTAAAGTTAGCTTTTAA